The following coding sequences lie in one Synechococcus sp. PCC 7336 genomic window:
- a CDS encoding toll/interleukin-1 receptor domain-containing protein produces MEKKFFISWSGEISCQVARAFNKWLPEVTLNAKPFLSSEDIEKGQNWFLKIEQELQDAHFGIICITPDNIDSKWLNFEAGALLQSQDKRVMTFLLGLENSQLHQAKSPLAFFQSTQYSKDDIQRLVKALNNIADSPLSDSQIQKLFNSNWNDLKNVLDPLLREVSRKIVFLLESEGRNVTEQIEAVESHNLGVIRTLVFEKDELPPLDSIEAIVYFYDRTESSSEKFHLMIDRLKKSQQKVKLIVYVEGVLSNEEIELFKSYQPPKISNMASTLATRMIE; encoded by the coding sequence ATGGAAAAGAAATTTTTTATTAGTTGGTCGGGGGAGATTAGTTGTCAGGTTGCTCGGGCTTTCAATAAATGGTTGCCAGAGGTAACATTAAATGCAAAACCATTCCTCTCATCTGAAGATATTGAGAAGGGTCAGAATTGGTTCCTAAAAATTGAACAAGAGTTGCAAGATGCTCATTTTGGCATTATTTGCATCACTCCAGATAACATTGATTCCAAGTGGCTAAATTTTGAAGCAGGTGCTTTATTGCAGTCTCAAGACAAGAGAGTGATGACATTTCTGCTTGGATTAGAGAATAGTCAGCTCCATCAAGCGAAGAGCCCTCTAGCATTTTTTCAATCAACCCAGTACTCTAAAGATGATATACAAAGGCTTGTTAAGGCCCTCAATAATATTGCTGACAGTCCTCTCTCTGACAGTCAGATTCAGAAGCTATTTAATAGCAATTGGAATGACTTGAAAAATGTATTAGATCCTCTTTTAAGGGAAGTCTCAAGGAAGATCGTTTTCCTTTTAGAAAGTGAAGGACGTAATGTTACGGAACAGATTGAGGCGGTTGAAAGTCATAATCTTGGTGTTATTAGGACATTAGTTTTCGAGAAAGATGAGCTGCCTCCACTGGACTCAATCGAGGCAATAGTTTACTTCTATGATAGAACAGAATCTTCATCTGAAAAGTTTCATTTGATGATTGATAGACTTAAAAAATCACAGCAAAAGGTTAAGCTGATTGTTTATGTCGAGGGTGTTTTGAGTAATGAAGAAATCGAGCTTTTTAAAAGTTACCAACCTCCTAAAATCTCTAATATGGCTTCGACTCTAGCCACTCGTATGATTGAGTGA
- a CDS encoding Uma2 family endonuclease, with amino-acid sequence MVQFKPRQHLPTQDELPETDFAPVDSELQTLVASLLGDLLAWHWRDRTDWFWGINLAVYYKLNTPAIVPDGFLSLGVEHFDRSDGRQSYVVWHEGALPILVVEYVSRSYGQEYGSKMADYANIGVLYYAIYNPVYCSRKRRQPLEIYRLEGDRYVLLEGDPVWLPEIGLGLGRETGTYRNCQREWLYWYDREGNRLTAPAEVAEQERLLREQESQRAEQALLAKQESQRAEREALRQAGQESQRAELESQRAEQERQLRKQLLDKLRQKGIDPDTL; translated from the coding sequence ATGGTCCAGTTCAAACCTCGACAACACCTCCCTACCCAAGACGAACTGCCCGAAACTGACTTTGCCCCTGTGGATAGCGAATTGCAAACGCTCGTCGCCAGCCTCTTGGGCGATCTCCTCGCTTGGCACTGGCGCGATCGCACCGATTGGTTCTGGGGCATCAACTTAGCCGTCTATTACAAACTCAATACACCTGCCATTGTCCCGGATGGTTTCTTGAGTCTGGGGGTGGAACACTTCGATCGCTCAGACGGCAGACAGAGCTATGTGGTCTGGCATGAGGGCGCACTCCCCATTCTGGTTGTGGAATACGTCTCTCGCAGCTACGGACAAGAGTACGGCTCCAAGATGGCAGACTACGCCAATATCGGAGTCTTGTACTACGCAATCTACAATCCCGTCTACTGCTCCCGCAAACGGCGTCAGCCCTTGGAGATTTATCGACTCGAAGGCGATCGCTACGTCTTGCTGGAGGGTGACCCCGTGTGGTTGCCCGAGATTGGCTTGGGCTTGGGCAGAGAGACTGGCACTTACCGAAATTGCCAGAGAGAGTGGCTGTATTGGTACGACCGAGAGGGGAATCGGCTGACGGCACCGGCAGAGGTTGCCGAGCAGGAACGACTGTTGCGCGAGCAGGAGAGCCAGCGGGCCGAACAGGCTTTATTGGCTAAGCAGGAGAGCCAACGCGCTGAACGAGAAGCTTTGCGACAGGCCGGGCAGGAAAGCCAGCGCGCTGAGCTGGAGAGCCAGCGCGCCGAACAGGAACGACAGTTACGCAAACAACTGCTGGACAAACTCCGGCAAAAGGGAATCGATCCCGATACGCTCTAG
- a CDS encoding type II toxin-antitoxin system ParD family antitoxin, which translates to MDIALTPELQRLIQRQVKSGKYASTSEVLLAGVRLLDEIESMYRGRYEELRQEVLMGVDAAERGEFIPAETVFERAQARLNEKRDRAT; encoded by the coding sequence ATGGATATTGCACTCACGCCTGAGCTACAGCGTTTGATTCAGCGACAAGTGAAGAGTGGAAAATATGCTTCAACGAGTGAAGTTTTATTAGCAGGGGTGCGTCTCTTGGACGAAATAGAGTCGATGTATCGGGGGCGGTATGAGGAATTGCGGCAAGAAGTGCTAATGGGTGTGGACGCTGCTGAGCGAGGGGAGTTCATTCCTGCTGAAACTGTTTTCGAGCGGGCACAAGCAAGGCTGAATGAGAAGCGAGATCGGGCTACATGA